A section of the Hippea sp. KM1 genome encodes:
- the pilM gene encoding type IV pilus assembly protein PilM: MFGKKGLVGIDVGHYFTKVVYLENKKGVIELVGAYKEKTPNDILSAEGIEEELFADFISSVFSDNRIKNKNVAISLNSSIVISKMLSMPLVADEEIEQAIMWEAEQYAPFGMENVNASYQLLERDEEKKEMTILLALTKKDVVESYKSAFKKAKLNLKVIDVDVYATANAFFINEPDKANKHNLFVDMGHTSTKLIFTKKEIPIFSRYIDFGFSDILEEAMNILDIKEEEIDSIFESSYKDKDKRYGFFNFINDKIITLYTQIQNSLTFYKANILETEEDVENIVFVGCLGALMDKLNLNLAEELLKANILSFNPFNFASKGSLENRGVISEGASFYTIAAGLSLRGLGI, from the coding sequence GTGTTTGGTAAGAAGGGTTTAGTAGGGATAGATGTTGGTCATTATTTTACCAAGGTTGTTTATTTAGAAAATAAAAAAGGCGTTATTGAACTGGTTGGTGCCTACAAAGAAAAAACCCCTAATGACATACTTAGCGCTGAGGGTATAGAGGAGGAGCTTTTTGCCGATTTTATATCCTCTGTTTTTTCTGATAACAGGATCAAGAACAAGAATGTTGCTATTTCTCTTAATAGTTCTATTGTTATAAGCAAGATGCTTTCAATGCCCCTTGTGGCCGATGAGGAGATTGAGCAGGCCATTATGTGGGAGGCAGAACAGTATGCTCCCTTTGGCATGGAGAATGTCAATGCCAGCTATCAACTTTTAGAGAGAGACGAAGAGAAGAAAGAGATGACCATTTTGCTTGCCCTGACGAAAAAGGATGTTGTTGAATCGTATAAATCTGCATTCAAAAAAGCCAAGCTGAATTTAAAGGTTATCGATGTTGATGTCTATGCAACGGCTAATGCGTTTTTTATAAACGAACCGGATAAGGCTAACAAACACAATCTATTTGTCGATATGGGCCATACATCCACCAAGCTGATATTCACAAAAAAAGAGATCCCTATTTTTAGTAGATATATCGACTTTGGTTTCTCTGACATATTAGAAGAGGCCATGAATATCTTGGATATAAAAGAGGAAGAAATAGACTCCATATTTGAGTCTTCCTATAAAGATAAGGATAAAAGATACGGGTTCTTTAACTTTATAAATGATAAGATAATCACACTTTATACACAAATACAGAACTCTTTAACCTTTTACAAAGCAAATATATTGGAAACTGAGGAGGATGTTGAGAATATCGTCTTTGTTGGCTGCTTGGGTGCTTTAATGGATAAACTCAATCTTAATCTGGCAGAGGAGCTGTTGAAGGCCAATATTTTATCGTTCAATCCATTCAATTTTGCCTCAAAGGGTTCTTTGGAGAATAGGGGTGTAATTTCTGAGGGTGCATCTTTTTACACTATAGCTGCTGGATTATCTTTAAGGGGTCTGGGTATATGA
- the ilvA gene encoding threonine ammonia-lyase, biosynthetic → MDDIFRLILTARVYDIVKETPLDFAVNLSKKLNNRILLKREDLQEVFSFKIRGAYNKIVHLSEDEKKKGVIAASAGNHAQGVALSAKKLKIKATIVMPETTPQIKIDAVKRHGAEVVLKGDNYSEAYEHCKTLIKETGLNYIPPFDDELVIAGQGTIGHEIIRQTTKEDIHAVFVPVGGGGLIAGIATFIKNIYPNIKVIGVEPIESNAMYLSLKENRRVVLDRVGIFADGVAVKEVGELTFQKAKQYVDEVILVSVDEIASSIKDIYYDTRNIVEPAGALAVAGIKKYIKEHNTQNKTFVAINSGANMNFDRLSYVAERAVIGEHQEALYAVKIPEKPGEFKKFCQTVVQDKNVSEFHYRLASRDEAYILVGLTVDYEKENKEILKRMKDAGYYAMDVTHNELIKDHIRYMIGGKCQFVKNEIFYDFRFPEKAGALMKFLSNMKERWNISAFHYRRHGGEFGRVFIGFEIPEGEKGEFERFLKKINYDYVDETKNIACRLFL, encoded by the coding sequence ATGGACGATATATTCAGACTCATATTAACGGCAAGGGTTTATGATATAGTAAAGGAAACACCGCTGGATTTTGCAGTAAATCTCTCAAAGAAGCTAAACAACAGGATACTTCTAAAAAGGGAGGATCTTCAAGAGGTCTTCTCATTCAAGATTCGAGGGGCTTACAACAAGATAGTTCACTTATCAGAGGATGAAAAGAAAAAGGGTGTAATAGCCGCAAGTGCAGGCAACCACGCCCAGGGCGTTGCGCTCTCTGCCAAAAAGCTAAAGATAAAAGCAACCATCGTAATGCCAGAAACCACGCCACAAATAAAGATAGATGCCGTAAAAAGACACGGTGCTGAGGTTGTCCTAAAGGGGGATAATTACTCCGAAGCATACGAACACTGCAAGACCCTGATTAAGGAAACGGGCCTTAATTACATACCGCCATTCGACGATGAGCTGGTAATAGCAGGACAGGGAACTATAGGCCATGAGATAATAAGACAGACAACAAAAGAGGATATACATGCCGTCTTTGTGCCTGTTGGTGGTGGTGGGCTGATAGCAGGCATTGCAACTTTTATAAAAAACATATACCCCAACATAAAGGTAATAGGCGTCGAACCAATAGAAAGCAATGCCATGTATCTATCACTAAAAGAAAACCGCAGGGTTGTGCTTGATAGGGTCGGGATATTCGCAGACGGTGTGGCCGTAAAAGAGGTGGGTGAGTTAACCTTTCAGAAGGCCAAGCAGTATGTGGATGAGGTGATACTCGTCAGTGTGGATGAGATAGCATCCAGCATAAAGGACATCTATTACGATACGAGGAATATAGTCGAGCCTGCTGGCGCCTTAGCTGTTGCAGGTATAAAGAAATACATCAAGGAGCACAACACACAAAACAAGACCTTTGTCGCTATAAACTCCGGCGCAAACATGAACTTTGACAGGCTCAGCTATGTGGCAGAAAGGGCCGTGATAGGCGAGCACCAGGAGGCCCTGTATGCTGTTAAGATTCCAGAAAAACCGGGGGAGTTTAAGAAGTTCTGTCAAACGGTGGTTCAGGATAAGAATGTATCCGAATTCCACTACAGGCTTGCAAGCAGGGATGAGGCTTACATACTTGTGGGCCTGACAGTCGATTACGAAAAGGAAAATAAAGAGATACTCAAAAGGATGAAGGATGCTGGATACTACGCTATGGATGTTACCCACAACGAACTCATAAAAGACCACATAAGGTATATGATTGGCGGTAAATGCCAATTCGTAAAAAACGAGATATTTTACGATTTCAGGTTTCCGGAAAAGGCCGGCGCATTAATGAAGTTTCTAAGCAACATGAAGGAGAGGTGGAATATCTCGGCATTCCATTACAGAAGGCATGGCGGTGAGTTTGGAAGGGTGTTTATCGGTTTTGAGATTCCAGAAGGTGAAAAAGGGGAGTTTGAAAGGTTCCTAAAAAAGATAAATTACGACTATGTGGACGAAACCAAAAACATAGCATGCAGACTATTCTTGTAA
- a CDS encoding phenylacetate--CoA ligase family protein — protein sequence MIYDDELETLPKEVLEALQLKSLRNTVERVYNLVPFYKKKFDEAGVKPDDVKTLDDLKRLPFTTKQDLRDNYPFGLFTIPLEQVVRVHASSGTTGKPTVVGYSKRDIEVWSNLMARSFAAAGVEKGDIIQNAYGYGLFTGGLGAHYGGEKLGATVIPISGGNTKKQIMIMKDFGSTVLTATPSYTLYLAETIRDMGIKRDELKIRVGILGAEPWSEEMRNMIEEKLNIDAIDIYGLSEIMGPGVAIECKEAKHGLHIWEDAFIPEIIDPETGEVLPDGEEGELVITTILKEAMPLIRYRTRDITRIIKEPCICGRTHRRIERIKGRSDDMLIIRGVNIFPSQIEALLMETEGVEPHYQLIVDRINNLDTLEVKVEVSEKLFSDEIKHLQRLKERIEKDIKDLYGITVKVTLTEPKSLQRFEGKAKRVIDKRNI from the coding sequence ATGATTTATGATGACGAACTCGAAACCTTGCCAAAAGAGGTATTGGAGGCATTACAGCTAAAAAGCTTGAGAAACACCGTTGAGCGGGTTTACAACTTGGTTCCATTTTATAAGAAGAAGTTTGACGAGGCCGGCGTAAAACCGGACGATGTAAAGACATTGGACGACCTAAAGAGGCTTCCATTTACGACCAAGCAAGACTTACGAGATAACTATCCGTTTGGCCTGTTCACCATACCCCTTGAACAGGTTGTAAGGGTTCATGCATCAAGCGGAACAACGGGGAAACCCACGGTGGTCGGCTATTCAAAGAGGGATATAGAGGTATGGTCAAACCTTATGGCACGCTCGTTTGCCGCAGCGGGCGTTGAAAAGGGCGACATCATACAGAATGCATACGGATACGGTCTGTTTACCGGCGGGCTTGGCGCCCATTACGGGGGTGAGAAGCTCGGTGCCACGGTTATACCCATATCGGGCGGAAACACCAAAAAACAGATAATGATAATGAAGGATTTTGGATCAACGGTATTAACAGCCACACCGTCATACACCCTTTATCTGGCAGAAACAATCAGGGATATGGGCATAAAAAGGGATGAGTTGAAGATCAGGGTGGGCATCCTGGGTGCTGAGCCGTGGAGCGAAGAGATGCGCAACATGATAGAGGAAAAACTCAACATAGACGCCATCGACATATACGGATTGAGTGAGATTATGGGGCCTGGTGTGGCTATAGAGTGCAAAGAGGCAAAACACGGCCTCCATATCTGGGAGGATGCGTTCATTCCAGAGATAATAGACCCAGAAACGGGAGAGGTTTTACCAGACGGAGAAGAGGGGGAGTTGGTCATAACAACTATCCTAAAGGAGGCCATGCCGCTAATCCGCTACAGAACAAGGGATATAACACGCATAATAAAGGAACCGTGCATATGCGGCAGGACCCACAGACGCATTGAAAGAATAAAGGGCAGAAGCGACGACATGCTCATCATAAGGGGAGTAAACATCTTCCCAAGCCAAATCGAGGCACTCTTAATGGAAACAGAAGGTGTGGAGCCGCATTATCAGTTAATAGTCGATAGGATAAACAACTTAGATACATTGGAGGTCAAGGTCGAGGTCAGCGAAAAGTTGTTCTCCGATGAGATAAAGCATCTGCAAAGGCTCAAGGAGAGGATAGAAAAAGACATCAAAGACCTATACGGTATAACGGTAAAGGTAACCCTAACAGAGCCCAAGAGCTTGCAGAGGTTTGAGGGCAAGGCAAAAAGGGTCATAGATAAAAGGAATATTTAG
- a CDS encoding PilN domain-containing protein: protein MIKINLLESGDSKKGQKKKSDFSLNIPIAAIVVGSVFLVEVASLGVVTYMTNNKIDELKAERNKLSKLEREVHMMQSKIREVKRMIKAVKSLEKGRGKAAHILAEIADTIPDDFNSASNAVIQTYGGSLWLVSVSKNGNTIKIKGKSFTPEAVADYMMRLGALKDVKKVRFDGSGLRKINSKSGIDVYSFSISVTLKG from the coding sequence ATGATTAAGATAAATTTGTTGGAAAGTGGCGATAGTAAGAAGGGGCAGAAAAAGAAGAGCGATTTTTCTTTGAATATCCCAATTGCAGCCATCGTTGTGGGCAGTGTTTTTTTGGTTGAGGTGGCAAGCCTTGGGGTTGTTACTTATATGACTAATAACAAGATAGATGAGTTAAAAGCAGAAAGGAATAAGTTGAGCAAGCTTGAAAGGGAAGTTCACATGATGCAGTCGAAGATCAGGGAAGTCAAGAGAATGATAAAGGCTGTGAAGTCTTTAGAGAAGGGCAGGGGGAAGGCCGCCCATATCTTGGCTGAGATTGCGGATACCATACCGGATGATTTTAATTCTGCCTCCAATGCTGTTATCCAAACATACGGCGGTAGTCTTTGGCTTGTTAGCGTTTCTAAGAACGGCAATACAATTAAGATTAAGGGAAAGAGCTTTACGCCCGAGGCTGTGGCTGATTATATGATGAGGCTTGGTGCTTTGAAGGATGTTAAAAAGGTCAGGTTTGACGGGAGCGGCTTGAGGAAGATAAACAGTAAGAGTGGGATAGATGTTTATTCGTTTTCCATATCCGTTACACTGAAGGGTTAG
- a CDS encoding glutaredoxin family protein: MAEKTQKKQPRVVVFSTPSCPWCNRVKAYLKQNGIKFKDVDVSRDRKAAEDMVRRTGQTGVPVVLIGSRAVVGFDKVKIDKYLGLR; the protein is encoded by the coding sequence ATGGCAGAAAAAACACAGAAGAAACAACCAAGGGTGGTAGTATTCTCAACGCCGTCATGCCCCTGGTGCAACAGGGTGAAGGCATACCTAAAACAAAACGGCATCAAGTTTAAGGATGTGGATGTATCCAGGGACAGAAAGGCAGCCGAAGATATGGTCAGAAGAACCGGACAGACAGGCGTGCCCGTTGTTCTTATAGGATCAAGGGCCGTGGTGGGGTTTGATAAGGTTAAAATAGATAAATATCTGGGTTTGAGGTAG
- a CDS encoding type 4a pilus biogenesis protein PilO, which produces MKDLDFKKALVIALVGVILIGGLWYYFYYKDATAQIDRLSRDIERLYKYKRQLPKLKREYKTAQAEFKKYSSKLPLKEEIPSLLVKLNDIIKREDVVLMNFNPKNAVKSKSGLYYIKPIDIRIRSTYVNCGNVFEKVAKMDRLFKVKSFSLSSPKVINSSKVLLDVKFSAETYYFKGKGR; this is translated from the coding sequence ATGAAGGATTTAGATTTTAAGAAGGCTTTGGTTATTGCGCTTGTTGGTGTTATTCTTATAGGCGGTTTGTGGTATTACTTTTATTATAAGGATGCTACTGCCCAGATAGATAGGCTAAGCAGGGATATAGAAAGACTGTATAAGTACAAAAGGCAGCTGCCAAAACTCAAAAGGGAATACAAAACCGCCCAGGCTGAGTTTAAAAAGTATTCATCGAAGCTTCCACTGAAGGAGGAGATTCCCTCCTTACTTGTAAAGCTCAATGACATAATTAAAAGGGAGGATGTGGTTTTGATGAACTTTAACCCAAAAAATGCCGTTAAATCCAAAAGCGGGCTTTACTATATAAAGCCGATAGATATAAGAATAAGAAGCACATATGTAAATTGTGGTAATGTTTTTGAGAAAGTGGCTAAGATGGATAGATTGTTTAAGGTTAAAAGCTTCAGCTTGAGCAGCCCCAAGGTGATAAACAGCTCTAAGGTATTGTTGGATGTTAAATTTTCTGCAGAGACATACTATTTTAAGGGTAAGGGAAGATGA